The following are encoded in a window of Plasmodium vivax chromosome 10, whole genome shotgun sequence genomic DNA:
- a CDS encoding hypothetical protein, conserved (encoded by transcript PVX_080585A) produces the protein MTTNQNAAIFSSDLQTFIVTKYDPLLTIVKELNDKLQNSEKDKYRLEKRLMKLERQVVVLLDKLEVTDVTDVTIDREGRENKAERKINQQIESEENLLTPWLFSCQMGTPLSSLQVLLEFSNKNTVELNVRLWKREEDMWVNFLQLISSNDQNYLPQSLTLMDLRKATRKCLLTICTNEVLIVLRNVPGKSQAIYNTATMTLVAILASAIYEAWKRIELTDPVSLGRVVLVLDGEDVGSRLRAGNKKLKIEPLN, from the exons ATGACGACCAACCAGAACGCCGCCATCTTCAGCAGCGACCTGCAGACCTTCATCGTCACCAAGTACGACCCCCTGCTTACCATCGTCAAGGAGCTAAACGATAAGTTGCAAAACTCGGAGAAAG acaAGTACCGCCTCGAGAAGCGGCTGATGAAGCTGGAGAGGCAAGTGGTCGTCCTGCTGGACAAGCTGGAAGTGACGGACGTGACGGACGTGACCATCGACCGGGAGGGAAGAGAGAACAAAGCCGAGAGGAAAATAAACCAGCAAATTGAAAGCGAGGAAAACTTGCTAACCCCATGGCTGTTCTCCTGCCAGATGGGGACCCCTCTCTCCTCCCTACAAGTGCTCCTCGAATTCAGCAACAAAAATACAGTAGAGTTGAATGTGAGGCTGTGGAAGAGAGAAGAAGATATGTGggtcaattttttgcaacttaTTTCCTCGAACGATCAAAATTATTTGCCGCAGTCACTAACCCTAATGGACTTAAGGAAGGCCACGAGGAAATGTCTCTTAACCATCTGCACCAATGAGGTGCTAATAGTTTTAAGAAATGTTCCGGGGAAGTCTCAGGCCATTTACAACACAGCTACGATGACCCTCGTCGCTATCTTGGCGTCCGCCATTTATGAGGCTTGGAAGAGGATTGAGCTCACCGACCCGGTGTCCCTCGGCCGGGTGGTCCTCGTGCTGGACG GAGAAGATGTCGGGTCGAGACTACGAGCTGGAAACAAGAAACTCAAAATAGAGCCCCTGAATTAG
- a CDS encoding hypothetical protein, conserved (encoded by transcript PVX_080590A): MLRGLLRIAVMLPLLSAQVRCENDISVKGSLTVANLKISSKDNKENGILFQSKEVEYKMGMNPLGQFIISRKNKPLISIDEHDNLNLLNQDLVVKALTIDGTFKVRHVNQFQMIVHETFSSSASTKGWSGDNFNNVTSVCGGVNLLGGYGKLSKGRVRKTFENIPSHTQIRIKANFHFIDDWNSHTAFLKVGRDDQEDLFYVWTDSHSQVGLENAVNICGKATGESKFSSLIDVVIPHNSSRLIVEFGTTIQVDDPKSVSWGVSNFQLFTV, translated from the coding sequence ATGCTGCGTGGACTCCTCCGCATAGCTGTGATGCTCCCCCTGCTGAGCGCACAAGTGCGTTGCGAAAACGACATCTCCGTGAAGGGCAGCCTAACCGTGGCGAACCTCAAAATTTCGTCCAAAGATAACAAAGAAAATGGCATCCTCTTCCAGAGTAAAGAAGTAgagtacaaaatggggatgaaCCCATTAGGGCAGTTCATAATAAGTAGGAAAAACAAGCCACTCATAAGTATCGATGAGCACGACAATTTGAACCTCTTAAACCAGGACCTAGTGGTGAAGGCATTAACCATCGATGGAACATTTAAAGTGCGCCATGTAAATCAATTCCAAATGATTGTGCACGAGACGTTCAGTAGCAGTGCAAGTACGAAGGGATGGTCAGGGGACAACTTTAATAACGTCACGTCTGTGTGTGGTGGAGTCAATTTGTTAGGTGGCTATGGGAAGCTCTCCAAGGGGAGAGTCCGCAAAACGTTTGAAAACATCCCAAGTCACACGCAGATTCGAATTAAAGCCAACTTCCATTTCATTGATGATTGGAATTCCCATACggcttttttaaaagtagGAAGAGACGACCAGGAGGATCTTTTTTATGTCTGGACGGATAGCCACTCCCAGGTGGGCCTCGAAAATGCGGTGAACATTTGTGGCAAGGCCACTGGAGAGTCCAAATTCAGCTCCCTGATTGACGTGGTCATACCGCACAACTCGAGCAGACTCATCGTGGAGTTCGGCACCACCATCCAGGTGGATGACCCGAAGAGCGTCTCCTGGGGCGTCTCAAACTTTCAGCTGTTCACCGTGTGA